In the Puntigrus tetrazona isolate hp1 chromosome 19, ASM1883169v1, whole genome shotgun sequence genome, CCCCGAGTGTCCAGGctctgaaatgttattttacatgaCTTCAGATAGTGAAGATTTGAGAGTGCAGCCGGTGGGATTGTCCGAGGCCCCGCCCATCCCCGATTTCATTGGTTTATAATCAGCATAGTTTACTGGTCTATACACTTGAGCATGcgctttaatataaatttttatgaaTGATCTACGCTGTTTGGCTGTACTACGGAAACGTTAAGCACTAACTGCAGCGGTTTTAATTACAATCACTtagcaaagatttttttttaaactagttaGATTGAGTTACAATCAAACGCTTGGCCATCAGAGCCGTATATGTGCTGCTCTGATTAACGATATAGTCCTAAATCTAGTTTAATGAGTTCAGATTTTATTGCGCTTTTGAATAATACTCATtcgtatattatttatatgtaggCCTACATTAGGATCGGTGGATAAGCACAAACTATGATGAGAATGCACCGCAGTTCAGGAAGACCTCGGACAAACCcgcaagctttttttaaaatatatttttcaaatccttcatgattttaataaaaaccttggtcacaaataaaacaatatcacCAAATAGCCCTCCATCAGGTGGATATAATAACcttgctataataataataattatataatttaccAAAGCAGCTGTTACAAAATATGACCTACAGCAAATATAACTAGCCTATTTAAGCAATAAATGTTATatcttttctcatttataattgtataaacTGTATGCGCAAACTACTGATAAAGAATCACTAAAATCAGaatttttagtagttattagtctttaataaaatattcttcaCAGCGAAGGTCTCTTTTACTCCTTAAAAGTATATTGTACCTATTGAACAGACTCACAGCTCTGAGTGGTTTAATATTCGATGATTATGCAGCTCTACATGGCTTGTATGATCGAGTGTTAATAATCAGGAGTTATGAATGAGTTGGGGTTTTATGTGGAGATTTCTGATTCTCTGCCGTTCTAACGAACTAAAAGCTTGAACCCCTAAAAATCGTACTAACCCCAGTGGCCGTTATGTGATCTGGACAGCTcttggttgtttttgtttgcttcagCGCTTGATATTTAATGTGCTTCACTCTGTGCTGTGAAGATTTGATGGGAACTGCTAACTCATTTTTGGTGCAccagcaatgaaaaaaaaggcCGAACTGAGCAGAAGGGGCTTTAAACGTTTTCACTTTCTTCCCACAAGAACGTCACAGAGAACTGGTCCCAGCAGGTTCAGAGCTACGTCACGTTACAAGAAGTGCTCCTCTGCTGGGAAACTCAGGTGGCGGAGAGCCAAAGCCATCCCGTCATCCACCGCCGGGAGGAGAGCGAGGAAAACACAACTGTCAGCGAGACTAGCgttacaaagaaaaataacaataacacgAGACGCATTTTTTGGCAAAAATAATACTACAGCTTATTTTATTTCGGTGCTATCTCACTTATTTacaagcaaaatgtgtattcaGCCGCTCAATCGTCAGTCCATCGGGGATCTCTCTGGTTCAGAAGAGAAGAGGTGGGATACCGCTGCCAAACAGCAGCCTCCATGACGGAGGAACTCGCCACTGCACCGACCCCTGTGTCTGACAGGAGGAGAACAACAAGCCAGACAGAAAAACCTTCACTTCTGTAACCACATGCTTCTAAAGGTAACGTGCCGTTGTCGGTTTCGAATCGATTTTCTGGCACTTACAGGTTTTTCCAGCAGATGAAGCCAGTCGTTGAGATGGTTGACAAGAGCAAACGCGTCGGGGATGTTGTCTCCTTCGGAGCAGAAGATCAGCATTACTGCCATGGAGATGCCCTCTGTGCAGCtgaccagacaaaaaaaaaaaccccaaaacaaaacaaatccatcgGTCAGATTCACAATTACAGATTTGACAGAATTGTTTGATTTATGCCGGCTTGTACCAGTCCGTGTAAAGGGCTTTGGTCACTCCTCCTCCGGGAATGTAGAGGCGCTGCTCTGAGTCAGAGATCCCGGGAAACGCGCTGATCCTCTCCATCTCCGTCCAGCCCAGCTCCTCCACCCTCGGAGCCTCCTGCTTCTGCAGAGCCGGGGTCAGCAGGTACCGCAGAGGAGCGCTGCGCAAacgaaaaacagcatttcaataCTACTGACCTGTGTTGGGGAAAAGTTGCTTTTCATCAAGGGTGTAACGCATGTATTGTTACTTttgaaaagtaatgcattacgtTACAAAACGATTGGATGATATAAATGCGTGTGGCAGAAATGCATAGCATGCACCATCTCCTCTGTCCTCTGTATTTGATTACCCGTGAAGCTGCTGGTCGTCTCTGTGATACGAGTGACTGCTGGACAGCAGCACGCTCCTGAGGAACCCGCTGCTCTTGATCCAGGAAACCATCAGCTTGCGGAAGGACTTGACCTTTGTCTGAGAAGAGCGGCGCACAGCAGAGTCACGCGTTGAAGTGGCtcaattaaatattcatcacAGGCCGATAAGCATTCTTTGTCCTCTCCGCTTTGGCTCTGAAGCCTTTGGCTCTTTTAGTGGAACGCAGTGTCCGAAAGAGCGTACAAACTGGGACAAGAAATGCTATGCCcacgattattattattacacccCGGCCGCTGGAGGAGTTTCTTATCACAGATTTCCCTCGATATCCAGGCATTAAGACTTCTTTTGTGTACGCCATTTGTGTTCAAGCGTATGCTTATATCCATCCCGTCCTGTAAGCTCATATCAGTTTCTATTTTCAAAGTATTCTGAGTATTTTCAGTGAACGCAAACATTTTAAGTCATCAGAATAATGCCGCCCCCTATAGtccaaaatatgcataaaattatttttttagtaacttaaaccattttttttttcagcaagggaCATAATTTGCGTTATATTAAGTCTTAATACCCAGGCTTctctttaaacaaattaatagtatatgaagttttttttttcacaaaagcttctttgtggCCTTTTAAGcccctttatttattaaagtgtaAATGTTACGCTTCCGATGAAGTGTAATGCCCGTGTCTGACCTGAATGATGGGTGTCCTGATCTGCAGCACGGCCAGCTTTAGGTCCCTGTGAGAGtacactgataaaaaaacacacacacagcatcagCGACTGGTCATGCTCGTGATGTCGAGCACGGTTAAAGCGGCGCTTACCCTCGGCGCCGGTGCTGAGCTGCGCCGCGTCCTCGGCCGAGGTGGCGTACGGGTTGTTTCCCACCATGGGCGTGAGGCAGTGCGTGTGGAAGTACCCCACTCGGGGCATATTCAGAGTGGAGATGAGAAGATCCGCGGCGAGCTGCCCCACGTTTCCAACGGACACAGCGGGCTAAACGATCAGAAGCGGCTCGGTGTGAGTTTGCACTGTCGATGCAGCTGGTATACTAATGGCGACAAATAACTCACTTACCATTATCAGAGTAAAGCCTTTAAACGAAGGAACATCCTCCCCCGACggaatgaacatttttaagacGGTTTATGTCGGATTTACAAAGTAAATGTAGATGAATAGCCGTGGCTCTGTAGTgatttttactttcaatttCCTTCGCTTTGGGGAAAAAGGACCTGACGTTGCTGCGTCACGCCTCAACGGGGCACCCTAATGCCTGaccaaaaacaatcaaaaccaTTCATTTGTCACGTGTACATTAATCAGTTAAACAGAAACACAACATGGTAGCATATTTAACAATACGATTGTCTTTATCAaatattaagtggccttaatTCGGCCGTTACAAGAAGTCATTTATAGCGATAGACAggtgtcaaaataaaagcccttTCGCAAGCAactgtaacttttttaaaaaataccaatATGCTTAAATAGTGCtaataaatttgttaaaaataaccTTGTCAAAATAGTTTCGTTTGCCTAGTTTTTCTCAATGtgatgctatatatatatatatatatatatatatatatatatatatatatatatatatatatatatatatatatatatatatatatacacacacacacacacacacacacacacacctatctatctatctatctatctatctatctatacagacacacacacacacatatacttaaGATTTTGAATACgtttttattatgatatttttcatattcttttttcagttttagtttcgGTCTTCAGTGTGATTCAGTTATTAtgcaatactgttttttttaaatccatctttattttagttgtagttatttagtaaataatttaaaataaaggaaaatgtaCTGTAGATTTTaacattacaatttatttatttattttaacagtaaacatgttttatggCCTTTGGTTTcagtattatttgttttgtttttgtttaacccAATACTGGATCAGAGTCACGTTTGTATGCtagcaaatgtacattttaatgatttaattaaggTGATTTTCCTAGCTTATGCATTTGAGTTCAGAGTCTGCTGCTGtcctgaagagagagagagagagagtgtgtgtgtgtgtgtgtgtgtgtgtgtctttgccTGAAAAAGGATCAAAGGGACTTTAGCAGCCAGACTTCACCTGTGTGCTATCTATAGAGCATTAGATAATGACCTGACTTCAGAGGTAAGAACAAAACCCCTCTGTTCACATGCACGCCGCATTTGATTATTTCACTACATCAAAGTCACAATGTACCAACAcaataattcagtcaaacacaCACGACCAAGTCATTTCTGCTGTAATTTGTCAGACATGTAAATTCAgacagtgaaatattatcatatgTGCAAAACCTGCTAAAATGAGAGCGAAAATTATGAAAACTGTGAGTGGCCTGATATAAACAGAATAACAAACAGATAATAAAAGgaataatacacaaatatacaaaaatagtATGTACAGGTATCAAAACtctttcttcattttctctATACAAATTCTactaaaagtttaattttactatatttaaatgtactaaatgtatttcaacaaataaaaaaaaaatctaccatCAATTTACACAATACTTAcagaaaacatgacaaataattattatttgacttTCAAGTGTTTAAAAATCTACTTAAGTGTGTTAAGAAACATGATAATGAAAGTGtctctttttaattaacttaattgtCTTTTGATGGCATTAATACTATATTTGTGATTCTGCAGCACCAATCCAGTCATAAGTAACACAGGTATGTTTGTagaaatagccaacaatacattttatgggtcaaaattatagacattttagtaatatgcattgctaaggactttatttggacaaatcTAAAGACTACTTTCTCaatatgtagattttttttgcacccttgaTTCTGGATGTTCAATTAGTATCTTTGCCAAATACCGTCTGTAACAAACAATCCATCAATGGaaagatgatttattcatgttttgaaaaactGACACAAATGAATGGTACCGTGCTCCATGGTTATTACTATATAAGGTTTGAAGGAGCTGTGCACATTCAGTACAATTAAGCACACAGATACCAAGATGTTTTTCTAATAGCTCCACCtgtctgctcacacacacacacacacacacacacacacacacctgcaagCATCACTTAGGTCACTCTACCTAATCCTGCACACTTGTGAtcacgtttttgtttttggcaGCTTCCGGCTGTCTCTGGCTGTCATCCTAACTCTCAGCATGCAGCAGCAGTGACCTTCGAGCTGACCACGAACAGAGCTGCATTTCTGAGAATTACTGGTTAGAGGTGTAATCGGACATCTTGAAACTATCATGTAGGGTTTTGCgttcaaaaaaaggtttttcaccGTGATTGTTGTGAGTATGAGGACATGCAGTGACTCCAGTGCTCTTTTGTGGCTTGGTTGCCATGTAGTTTCATACAGAGTGCGTTAGTGTCTGCTCGCTTTTTAGGTGGGTTTGGAGTGGATAGAGTTTTTGGactaaaaaaactgatttgctCGTTTCAATACTCTGATTGGTGGATACTTCTCACACAACAGTTTTTCAACAGtgttaaacattattattttaagaatacattgaaatgtattgtaaatgaaaggtttttaaCAAAAGCATACACCATTAATTAATGTAAGAAAGGTACGGCTGATCAGAATTCGAGTGGTTGTGAGCGTTGTGGTTGGCTGAGAGAGCCTTGATGATCCCTCCACTCAATGTCGTGGTGGTCTACTTCTACCTCGCAGAGCTGGATGATTAGGATGGGacgtcaaaataaaacattagcatattgctaCTTGTTGGACTTTTCACCGTTGGtctgaaagaaaatgctaatGCACTTTTTTGCCACTAGGGGCCCCTTTTGGTGCGTTAAAAGCTCTCAAACACTTCTTTAAATAATCAACCAATGACCTGAggagtttggaaaaatgaatcattgagtGAATCATTTTGGTGACTTCATTGTCACCACCTTTACACTTCTGACAACACTCTCGGTCTTTATCTAAAGCAGGTTTGAGCCAGACTAGACTAGACTCTCAAAGCAACTAGTGATGAGATGAGTTTATATGTTCGGTGTGATGAAGTTTAATAACATCCTGACAACCTCTGTAGTCATGATTAGACAGTCGGTGGGGTTTTACTGGTTTATTTTGTGTCgtagaataaaacagaaaaatatccTGATGCTTATTTCAGACATTTAACCCCAGAAAACCCTACAGCACACTATTTCCTGTAGGCTAGGCTATTATTTGGAGGTGTAATATTTTGTATCTGCTGAACATCTATAAATGAAAACCACATTCTGAGTTCACTGTGATATTAATAAGCTTGATGTTAACAGGAAAACATCTCACCATCACCTTTTTGATGACATTGCAAAACTCGCATGAACTGAAGTCACAGGATAAACCCTCTAAAGCCTTGTCTTTGGAGCAAAGTGAGTAAAGGAcaaacctgcacacacacacacacacacacacagagagagagagagcaatgaCAGCAGGAGAGTAACCTGGACTACTCTTCACCTCTGACTGAAATAGCAGCTCCTCCAGAGCATGCCTGTGGGGTGTAAGCGGGCGGTTAGGTAACAGATAATCATTGAGAGCTCTGCCCTCTCATTATCCATGCTAAAGCTGACGTTATCTAAAGATAAGAGCCCGTGGCTGTGCATGGACCGGCTGATGGAGCCAAGCGGTGCCCCAACATAGACAAGGCCAGTTTTTATCTTGTTAGCTGGAGAACCATCCActcgtattaaaaaaaattagatcATAAATATCTCAGATAATCTCTCTACTTGAGAGCTGTTAGAAGAAATACAGATCAAATTGAGACTTCTGCCTCAAAACAACAGTTCTCACCTTTTACCTTCACCTTTAGCGTTTGCAACTGAGaccattttgagatttttgctTAAGTATCTTGCTTCTGTTTATTTTCCTAactttactttttcttttactgtttttgttggcTTTAATACAGATATCTCAGTATGACctcaaacattttttctttaaatttttcTCCTGAGAAAAAGACCATGGTAATCTCACATGTGTCTCCTCTAGAGCTTCAAAAGGTTTCAGCGGGGCATCAATTTAGGCTCAATATGACCCCAAATGTTTCTCATCAATTTATTCCAAGACCACAAATGTAACTTAATAgcaatgaaacacacacaaggtTGTCCACTCTCAAAGAATGAGTTAGTTCCTTAGTCAGTTCTCCTATGGATGTAATAAGAGATTATTGTGCAAGTCTTTCACCTCTTGGTTTTTAATCCAGAAAAAAGACCTTTGAAATCTCATATTGCTCTATAGAGTTTCATAAGAGTCTCAACAATGTCTCAAATGGGGCTCAGATTTGTCAAGTGACAGAAGCCTGCAATCAAACGCCAGAGACCTAACCAATATGAAGTTAAAATGTCTTGTCAAATTGTTCTGACAACAAAAGAGTCATTTAAACCCAGCAAGGCAAAAATTAAGATCTCTCCACCAAAATGTGGATCAGAAAGAGATCTAAGTACATGGATCAAGTGGAGACTATTGTGCAAATCTTCTGCTTCTCACACTCCTCCCCTGAAAAAAAGACCCCAGCAATCCTACATAGAGTATGTCACCTCTAGACTTCATAACAGATCTCAACAAGGTCTCAAATGGGGCCCAGATTTGTCTTGACACCAACGACTGCAATCAAAAAAATCAAGGAGCTTACTATGAAGTCAAAtgagactttttaaaatcatttaatccCACAGAAAAAcgaaaacctaaaaaaatctgatttgtgTTTCTCATTTGGGGAAACTCTAAACATTGCACCAAAAAGTCTGCCATGCAATGATTTCATTACGACCTCAACATCGTCATTTCAACATCAGTCAAAGCTGATACTCAAACGAAACTCCTGTCAGTCTCCTGAGCTATATGAAAGAGCATCCTCTGAGCGATACAATCCTCTTCCATATGTCAGCACCAGATGTGATCGCTCACATCAACATACAGCACTGGTTATGCAAGTTTTATGACATATTATGTTTTACAGATTGCGAATGCAAATCGCACCGCGGATGTCTGCGTGAGATGCCATCGCCTGTATTTTGCATGTGCACCCGTGTTTTGTTATAATGCATCGCGGGTGTGACTCGAGTGCCATGCAGATGACTGACTCAGCAAGTAGCCTTAAAAAGTGTCTGTACATTAAGGCTAATGAGAGGAGGCTTTGACTTCCCTTTAATCTGCTTAAGTAAAGCATGGGCTCCAATGTGAGGGACGTCTGCTCTTAACGCTAACCCTCTCCACCTGTCCTGTGCATCGCAATGTGATCATGACAACAAAGTCCTCGCAGAACAAAATGTGCAGTTTCTTTTGAAAACCAAACACGTACACTATATCATGCATGCAACAAGTGCATGAAACAGTTCTATAATTCTTCATGCAATTCTACATAAATTAGAATTGCAtgaagaaatatagagctgtTTCACACAAAAACTATCTAACTTACAAATGTAACCtcatagtaattaaaaaaaaacacatacacacaaggtTGTCCATTCTCACAGAAATGACATCTCCTTTATTCTCTTTAGTCAGTTCTCCTTTGGATGTAATGAAAGTCGAATAGAGATTATTGTGCAAGTCTTTCACTTCATGCAGAACCTACCCAACTCGCTTTcctattattcttttttatacagttgcattttcagattttcatgcGTTTCTGTATGAAATAGCTCTATGGTTTTtcatatgtatgcatttatagtGAACATTTTAAGTgcatctcaatttaaaaaaaaaaaaaaaaaaaaaaaaaaagtggcttgAGTCTGGCATTTAGTGCATTTGAAGCGAAAGTACTTGATGAACATGTAGTGTGTGTGAAAAGCATCACTCAGTGTTGTTATCTCATTTCTGACCAAGATGGCTTTTAggggcttttgcatctgaagtcatatatatatatatatatatatatatatagagagagagagagagagagagagagagagaaatagtaGTAGTTTTTTTAGTTGGTTCTTTCCTCTTAGTTTTcttagtaacactttagaataggtaactttagaatatattaactatgacttttcctcaataaattcttaatttgctcattaatagttattaagttagttgttaagtttaggtattgggtaggagtAAAGATGTAGAAAAAAGTTAGCAGTAATAAATGGCTAACATTgtagcaatatgcatgctaacaagcaactaccaggtgtaaccgtaaaacataaagtcttacattttaaatggaatatAGTTGCATTTTCTGactttttaagaagaatgcaacAAGTGTACATGTTTCTGTATGAAATAGCTCtataatttatatcatttatacataatttataatttatacataatttatatgtatataatttaaagtGAACATTTTAAGTGCATctcaattaaacaaataaatatacatattcagTTGGATCCTTcgtattattttacttttatttgtaggGTTGCATTTTTAGTACAGTTGACTTTTTAAGAAGTACTCAAAGAGTGACAGCAAGAGTCAATGCCGTGTTCTTGTTGCCAGGGCAACGGTGGCTCTCTCATAGGCTTTTTAGGCAGGTCATGTGACCAGCAGCTTTGACGTCACTGTGGGAGGCAGTTTGGTGCTCTGAACTAAGCTGCGGGTGAGTCTTGTGGAGTTTCTCGTTGGAGCTGCTGGTTGCATCAAAGCTTGTTCCTGATACCTGTGGCTTCACATCAGCACTGAGGCCACGCCAACGCCTCTTCCCTGCCGAGCTCCCCGGGTTATGGCCATCTAAAACCTCACGGCACAGCACCAGAACAACCACCTGAGGTGAGTTCTGTGCATGGTTTGCTGTTTTTCTTGCAGGTGAAGTCTGGTACGTGTAGGCAGTGAACTGAAGCACTGTCAGTGGAGGTGAAATAGAAAAGAGTTTTTCGGTGTCCTGAGAGGTTTGGGTGAAAGGAAGCAAGCGGTTGCTTGAACGTTAACAGGATGATATGAACTGTTAGGATGAGGGCATCTCTGGGTGGAGAATGAAGGTCCGTTTTTATCCCTCTTTTATCCAACCTGGAACTGACAAGAGTGCCGGAAGGAGACTGGCCTGAGTGGATTTCAGACCATTTGGCTTTGGATAAATCCTGGAACATGAGGCTTAGAGGAGGGACACTGCCTGATCTCACAAGAGGAACGTCTGATCACCCGAACAAGACCAAATCTGAGTGCACTTTAAAGCGCCGTGTAGACAGTAGTATATAATACAGATAGCTTGGAATTTTTCTCTCAGAAATGTCTAGTAAATTCTTCATTGAATTTGTATGTGATTTTCATGTAGAATATGCTCATGCAgattaaatactttataaacAGCTAATAATAGGTTAACTAACAAATAATTGATAGCGAGAATTAATCCCTGTACTAAAGCATTAGGTCACACTGCAGTTAAAACAACTCTATTGTTTCAAAGTCACATGGATTTGTGTGAAAGAGGAAATAAGCTTTTTGCTCCAAATGACTTAATTCTCATGATTGAGTGCTCGGTCACTACAAAATAGAAGAGGAATCGGATAAAGTCAGTTGGAAACTCGGGTTAAGTGACAGACTTGCTCTGAGAACACTTAAGACAACATCTCAGGTTGCAGGAAGTTGTTGaggtgctctttttttttcctttttgcattGTTGTGGCATGCATGTAGGTTACACGGTGACGTTAATTCGAGATCCGACAGGCTGTTCAAAAAAGCACACGTTCTGCTACGAGACGACGCAAGTGGGCGCTTGGAAAAATGTGATGTGGAAACAGACGCTCGGCTTTGTGGGAGAGTTTAGTAAAGCcccagagagagggagagaaataaagagagatagagaaggAAATGTAGAAAGGGAGAGGGGAGTGTCTGTTCAGAGAGTTTCCTGTGAAGAGCTGCCGACGTACAGAgctgagatagagagagagggaagagaaGAGGAAAGAAAGCTGGAGACATCACGACGTCCAACAGGTGAAGCTGAAGCGCATCATTTACATCCAGGTGGGTCAGAACGGGAATGTTTTTCTTGCTGCCGTCACCTGTGTTTGGCTTGTAAGGGACTTTTCTTAGTAAAGCTGCTCTGGAACAGTATGTATAATGAAGAGCGCTACGTAAATCTGTTCAATTCAAACAGTCGCTGGGCGGCTGACTTGACATATATCAGACAGTAAGctgttaaaaatacagatttttcttACAGCGAAGAACATTTTACGCCTAAAGAATCTTTTTCCGCTACAAAGAACCAGGAAATGGAATGGAAGGGTTCCAAGGATGTTGATGGTTCTTCGAATTGAACCATAGATGCCAAAAAAACCTGAACttctatttttaagagtgtaacaATGTGTCATGTATTTCTTGTACAGTTAAATATATCAACTAAAACCCttacattaacataaaaatcacattttgaagTAAACAGCAAAAAGAGTCATTGAAAAATATCTATCTTGTAAAAagcaatataattattatagtcCAACAATACATTAGTTGCCATATTGATTGATCTTGACCAcgataaaatgaaatataatgtaaatataaagcaTTCACTTCTTGAAACT is a window encoding:
- the psmg2 gene encoding proteasome assembly chaperone 2, whose protein sequence is MFIPSGEDVPSFKGFTLIMPAVSVGNVGQLAADLLISTLNMPRVGYFHTHCLTPMVGNNPYATSAEDAAQLSTGAEVYSHRDLKLAVLQIRTPIIQTKVKSFRKLMVSWIKSSGFLRSVLLSSSHSYHRDDQQLHGAPLRYLLTPALQKQEAPRVEELGWTEMERISAFPGISDSEQRLYIPGGGVTKALYTDCCTEGISMAVMLIFCSEGDNIPDAFALVNHLNDWLHLLEKPTQGSVQWRVPPSWRLLFGSGIPPLLF